From Sphingobacteriales bacterium:
CATGGCTGTTGAAAACAAAAAACTACCGAACCAACCATAGCCGGATTCTCTTCCTCTTAAATAAGATTCCGAGCCCATCAACGGATGGGAAATATAATTCACCCAGAAAGGATCATCGTCAAAAACAGGCGGTTTGGTAAAAGCTTCTTTGAAATTGGAAAGACGCATGGGACTGTCAGCCATACCGCTTATCAGCAGAAAACCTAAGTCAAAAGCCATCACTGACATAATGTAAACAGGTGCTTTATGCCACTTGTAATAATCATTATCAGAATGATTTTTTTGAAACACAGCAGAAGAAAAATATTCTTTTTCAAAGGAATTCAATTGTGCATGTGTAATCTGAACACTAACAAGCATCAACAATATTATCTGAAAACTTTTCATCTTTAATCCTGAATCACATAAGTCAGCATATAGCCATCAATCAATTGATAATCAATAACTACATCATTTTTTTTACCATCTGTAACATAATAAGCCGAAACCTTATCTCCATCTTCATTGAAATCAAACGGGTCAATGACAATGTCTTCCCTGAAAATAAGGCCTTTTTTCCCATTCATTTTAAATACCGATTCCTTGGCACACCAGTACACATAAAGTTTCTTTATATCCGATTGAATATCAACTTGTTTCAATTCGCATTCATGTAAAAACTTAAGGGCAATATTAGAAATGACAGGCTTTATTTTTTCAATATCAACTCCAACCTTTTTTTTACTAATCATGGCAGCTGCATAATCGTAAGAGTGGGAGATGGAAATTTCGTAATCAAGGTTAACCAGATGAGGTTTTCCATGTTTGTCTCCATAAACTTCAATAAACTCGTCAGTTTTTAGTAAAGTACGCAGTAAAACACGACTGCTCAGCCAGTGAAGATTTCTTTTGTTCTTGTTAAGAGAATTATAAAACCTGATTTCTTCCTCATTGAGAATCAGTTTATTTTTTAATTCTTCTATACTTTCTTCGACCTTCCAGATACCTATCTGGGATTCCCATCGTTCCTGAATAACTTTCACCAGTGCCATCCGGCAAAACAATTAAAGGTTTTTGCCAAAAACTCTGAATTTCTTATACACTTTTCCGCCCATTTTTTCCATTTCGGCACGCATGACAGCGTTTTCTTCCAGTTCAAGGTGACTATCAATGTATTCAAAACCCCCTTTCCATGCCGATTCAATCATTTTCGTCCCCATTAAAACATCAAGCCCCTTTCCCCTGTAATCCTGATTGATGGCACCCAACAACAGACTAAGCCGCTTTGTTTTTTTCTGGGCATTCAGGATATGGAAAAATCCGAAAGGCAAAACATACCCTTTTGCTTTTTTCACTCCTTCGCTGATGTCGGGCATACCAATGACAAAGGCAATAATTTCATCTCCTTTCATGACAGATTTTACATATTGCGGCTTAATGACTGCCAGATAACGATTTGCAAAATCATCCATCTCTTTTTTTTCGAAAGGCATAAAGCCATAAATATGTGTAAATGTTTCATTGATAAGGGAAAAAATCGGACGTATATGTTTTTTAAGCTGGCTGCGTTTGGTGTATTCCACCAGTCTGTAATCGCCATTTC
This genomic window contains:
- a CDS encoding DUF3943 domain-containing protein translates to MKSFQIILLMLVSVQITHAQLNSFEKEYFSSAVFQKNHSDNDYYKWHKAPVYIMSVMAFDLGFLLISGMADSPMRLSNFKEAFTKPPVFDDDPFWVNYISHPLMGSESYLRGRESGYGWFGSFLFSTAMSLTWEYLIESWTERPSINDMLVTSTVGSLIGEARHQAKMRMKMKHHWFVDPLHTLVINIFPPKREVMLSFSLRF
- a CDS encoding 4'-phosphopantetheinyl transferase superfamily protein, translating into MALVKVIQERWESQIGIWKVEESIEELKNKLILNEEEIRFYNSLNKNKRNLHWLSSRVLLRTLLKTDEFIEVYGDKHGKPHLVNLDYEISISHSYDYAAAMISKKKVGVDIEKIKPVISNIALKFLHECELKQVDIQSDIKKLYVYWCAKESVFKMNGKKGLIFREDIVIDPFDFNEDGDKVSAYYVTDGKKNDVVIDYQLIDGYMLTYVIQD